The genomic interval ATTTATGATAAGGATATTGCTGATGCGCCTAAATTTAATGAAGTAGCGGCAGAAATTGCTGAATTTATTGGTGATGCGGATCTTGCAGGTTACAATTCTAATCGTTTTGATATTCCTGTATTACTGGAAGAATTTTTACGTGCTGGTGTAGATTTTGACATGACCGGAAGAAGATTTGTAGATGTACAGAATGTGTTTCATCAGATGGAACAGCGTACTTTGCGTGCGGCTTATAAATTTTACTGTGATCAGGATATTATCAATGCGCACTCCGCAGAAGCAGATATCAAAGCGACTTACCATGTTTTGCTTGCACAGCTTGACCGTTATGAGAATGTAGACTTTGAAGATAAACAGGGGAATATTTCGCAACCGGTTAAAAATGATGTAGAGGCACTTCATGCTTTTACAAACATGAATAAACCTGTTGATTTTGCAGGCAGAATGGTTTTCAATGAAAATGGGGAAGAGGTGTTTAATTTTGGAAAGCATAAAAATAAAACTGTGGAACAGGTATTTGATACCGAGCCAAGTTATTATGCCTGGATGAAACAGGGAGATTTTCCTTTATACACTAAAAAGAAACTGGAAGAGATCTGGACACGCTGGAATAAGAAAAAGGAATTGAGCAGAGCGGCAAAAATCCCTGCAACGCCAAGACCAGCTGAAGCAGCTGGTAATCCTGTAAAGCCTAAACCTGCGGCCGCGCAACCAAGACCACAACAAACCGGAGGACAACCAAGACAACCTGCTCCACAACCTAAAAAGGAAAAACCAGCAGTTAATGTTACTCCGGACATGCTGGAACAATTAAAAATGAAATTCGGTAAATAAGCCAGCAAAACCTGCATATGAATATGCAGGTTTTTTATTAAAAGGAAAATAAAATATAGAATCAATGAAAAAAATAACGATGCTCAGTCTATTTAGTATGATAGGTCTGAGCGTTTTTGCGCAACAGGGTTTGCCGGTCCCAGCGGATATTCAGCAAGCTTATCATAAAGGAACAAGGGCTGTAAATGGGAAACCAGGATTAAAATACTGGCAAAATACAGCTGATTATGATCTGAAAGTGGATTTTGATCCTGTATCGGGACTATTAAAAGGTACGGTTGATGTAATTTATAAGAATCAAAGTCCTGATACCCTGAAAGAGGTTTGGTTTAAATTATATCCAAATTTATATAAGCAGGGCAGCCCGCGTGCAAGTAAGGTTGCAGACAGGGATTTGGGAGAAGGGGTAAAGATTGGTTCGTTATCAATTAATGATAAAACGGTTTCTGCAGATGCCCTTCAAATTGATGGAACAAATATGCATACTGCTATTGCTGCACTGGCTCCGGGGAAGAGTATAAAAGTTAAAATTGCTTATCAATATACGCTGAACAGAGGTTCTCATAATAGAACGGGTATGGTAGATGAGGGTTCTTATTTTGTGGCCTATTTCTTTCCGCGCATTACGGTTTACGATGATATAGATGGCTGGAATAAGTATCCTTATCTTGGAGATGCAGAGTTTTATAATGACTTCTGTACTTTCAAAGCGGCGGTTACGGTTCCTAAAAACTATGTAATCTGGGCAACGGGAGATCTGATGAACGCAAAAAATGTGTTTCAGAAGAAAATTGCTGATAAGTTAGCTTTAGCTGAGCAGGCAGATAGTGTGGTCAATGTAATCAATGACAATGACCTTGCGACTCAGACTATTACTAAAAATCAGAGTTTTAATACCTGGAAATTTGAAGCAAAAAATGTAACTGACTTTGTTTTTGCCACGAGTAACCATTATTTGTGGAAGTCAACAAGTTTAGTTGTTGACCCAAAAACAAATAGAAGAACCCGTGTTGATGCTGCATTTAATCCGATTCATAAAGATTATTATGAAGTGATAGATTTTGCACGCAAATCTGTACATGCGATGAGTTATGAGTTCCCGAAATGGCCATATCCTTATGCGCATGAAACGATCTTTGATGGACTTGATCAAATGGAATATCCAATGATGGTCAATGATAACCCTGTTGAAAAACGGGAAAATTCAATTACGCTGACTATCCATGAGATTTTTCATACGATGTTCCCTTTTTACATGGGAACCAACGAAACAAAATATGGCTGGATGGACGAAGGATGGGCAACTATAGGGGAGTGGTTAATTTCTCCGATGATTGACTCAACTATGGTTGATGAATATGGAATACAGCCAACAGCATTTAATTCAGGTAAAAAAGATGACACACCAATCATGACCCTTACGCCGGATTTAGTTGGTTCAGGTTCTTTTACCAACTCTTATCCTAAGCCTGCTTTGGGTTATCTGTTTGTGAAGGATTATCTGGGTGATGAGTTGTTTACTAAAGCATTGCATAATTATATTACGCAATGGAACGGGAAACACCCAATGCCATTTGATTTCTTTTACAGTATGAATGAAGGTTCTGGTAAAAATATGGACTGGTTCTGGAACAGATGGTTCTTTGGAGAAGGCGACATCGATTTGGGCATTACCGGAGCAGATAAAACTGCTGATGGTTATGTTTTCAAAATAGAAAATAAAAGTCTTAAACCTCTGCCTGTTGACCTGACTTTTACTTATGATGATGGTTCTACTGAAAAGGCACATTGGAATATCGGTGTGTGGGAGAAACCTGAATTGAATATTTCTCTTCCATTCAAGACCAGTAAAAAAATAAAGAAAGCTGTGCTTGGAAGTACTTATGTACCGGATAAAAACGACTATAATAACATTTTATTTATTAAATAAGCTCATTTGAGCTCAATTCTTAACTTTCATCAGGAATTTGCCTGATGAAATCAATATTGCGGGTTAAGCCTTTAAACTTAGTCCGCTTTACTGCCGAATTCTTAAAGATCTGTTTAAATACATCTTCGGTAATATCCAGCCAGTCTTCTTTTTTCATAGTCAGCAAATTCTCGTTAGGCTTGAATTGTGGTTCGGTATGCGGAACTGAAAATCTGTTCCAGGGACAAACATCCTGACAAATATCACAGCCAAACATCCAGTTCTCCATTTTATTATCAAAGCTTTTAGGAATTTCTTCTCTGAGCTCAATGGTAAGGTAAGAGATGCATTTGGTCGCATCAATAATAAAAGGGGATAAGATCGCGTCTGTTGGGCAGGCATCTATACATTTGGTACAGGTACCACAGTGGTCAGTGGCAAAAGGTTCATCATAAGCCAGGTCAAGATCAATAATCAGCTCTGCGAGAAAGAAGAATGAGCCACTTTTTTTGCTGATGATATTGCTGTTTTTACCAATCCAGCCAATTCCTGCACGTTTAGCCCAGGCTCTGTCCAGTACGGGTGCGGAATCAACGAAAGCTCTTCCGCTTACTTCACCTATGTTTTCCTGAATAAAGCTGAGCAGTAAGAATAATTTATCTTTAATTACGGCGTGATAATCTGCTCCGTAGGCATACTTTGAGATTTTTGGTGCATTGGGGTCTGTTTGCTGCTCTTGCGGAAAGTAGTTTAAAGTCAGAGAGATGACGGATTTTGCATCATCAACTAATAGTGTAGGGTTCAACCTCTTGTCAAAGTGATTCTCCATATAACTCATTTGTCCGTGACGGTTATCTTTGAGCCATTTTTCCAATCTCGGAGCTTCTTCTTCAAGAAAGCCTGCTTTTGCAATACCGCACTGCATAAAGCCCAGTCTGATGGCTTCATCTTTAATGAGCTGGCTGTATTTTGCAGGGTTGTTGTACATTTCTGTTTACGAAGGTACGCATCTGTTATT from Pedobacter sp. WC2423 carries:
- a CDS encoding exonuclease domain-containing protein, encoding MKLNLIRPLAFFDLETTGINVGSDRIVEIAILKAMPDGSELVKTLRIHPDMPIPLQSSLIHGIYDKDIADAPKFNEVAAEIAEFIGDADLAGYNSNRFDIPVLLEEFLRAGVDFDMTGRRFVDVQNVFHQMEQRTLRAAYKFYCDQDIINAHSAEADIKATYHVLLAQLDRYENVDFEDKQGNISQPVKNDVEALHAFTNMNKPVDFAGRMVFNENGEEVFNFGKHKNKTVEQVFDTEPSYYAWMKQGDFPLYTKKKLEEIWTRWNKKKELSRAAKIPATPRPAEAAGNPVKPKPAAAQPRPQQTGGQPRQPAPQPKKEKPAVNVTPDMLEQLKMKFGK
- a CDS encoding M1 family metallopeptidase, whose amino-acid sequence is MKKITMLSLFSMIGLSVFAQQGLPVPADIQQAYHKGTRAVNGKPGLKYWQNTADYDLKVDFDPVSGLLKGTVDVIYKNQSPDTLKEVWFKLYPNLYKQGSPRASKVADRDLGEGVKIGSLSINDKTVSADALQIDGTNMHTAIAALAPGKSIKVKIAYQYTLNRGSHNRTGMVDEGSYFVAYFFPRITVYDDIDGWNKYPYLGDAEFYNDFCTFKAAVTVPKNYVIWATGDLMNAKNVFQKKIADKLALAEQADSVVNVINDNDLATQTITKNQSFNTWKFEAKNVTDFVFATSNHYLWKSTSLVVDPKTNRRTRVDAAFNPIHKDYYEVIDFARKSVHAMSYEFPKWPYPYAHETIFDGLDQMEYPMMVNDNPVEKRENSITLTIHEIFHTMFPFYMGTNETKYGWMDEGWATIGEWLISPMIDSTMVDEYGIQPTAFNSGKKDDTPIMTLTPDLVGSGSFTNSYPKPALGYLFVKDYLGDELFTKALHNYITQWNGKHPMPFDFFYSMNEGSGKNMDWFWNRWFFGEGDIDLGITGADKTADGYVFKIENKSLKPLPVDLTFTYDDGSTEKAHWNIGVWEKPELNISLPFKTSKKIKKAVLGSTYVPDKNDYNNILFIK
- the queG gene encoding tRNA epoxyqueuosine(34) reductase QueG, giving the protein MYNNPAKYSQLIKDEAIRLGFMQCGIAKAGFLEEEAPRLEKWLKDNRHGQMSYMENHFDKRLNPTLLVDDAKSVISLTLNYFPQEQQTDPNAPKISKYAYGADYHAVIKDKLFLLLSFIQENIGEVSGRAFVDSAPVLDRAWAKRAGIGWIGKNSNIISKKSGSFFFLAELIIDLDLAYDEPFATDHCGTCTKCIDACPTDAILSPFIIDATKCISYLTIELREEIPKSFDNKMENWMFGCDICQDVCPWNRFSVPHTEPQFKPNENLLTMKKEDWLDITEDVFKQIFKNSAVKRTKFKGLTRNIDFIRQIPDES